A genomic segment from Actinomadura hallensis encodes:
- a CDS encoding TetR/AcrR family transcriptional regulator, with protein MAETGPKTRMRGSARKTLITEAALEIFASKGYHATSLGEIAKAAGVTRTVMYDHFPSKRVLLLAVMQEQNTVLVEYVGARITGAGPPRERMRSTIDAYFSFAQSRPAARRLLFDRTDEDDPEIRTVRQGIRESRTRAVAALLGNDIRAAFGLDPSEPMAEAMVELLIAGLDGVAQWWERHPDMPKSALVEGAMRVLWTGLGNPE; from the coding sequence GTGGCGGAAACAGGCCCCAAAACGAGAATGCGCGGATCGGCGCGCAAAACGCTCATCACCGAGGCCGCGCTGGAGATATTCGCGAGCAAGGGGTATCACGCCACCTCGCTCGGTGAGATCGCGAAGGCCGCTGGCGTGACGCGGACGGTGATGTACGACCACTTCCCCTCCAAGCGGGTGCTGCTGCTGGCGGTCATGCAGGAGCAGAACACCGTCCTGGTCGAGTACGTCGGCGCGCGCATCACCGGCGCCGGCCCGCCCCGGGAGCGGATGCGCTCGACCATCGACGCCTACTTCAGCTTCGCGCAGAGCAGGCCCGCCGCACGAAGACTGCTGTTCGACCGCACCGACGAGGACGATCCGGAGATCCGCACCGTGCGGCAGGGCATCCGCGAGTCGCGCACCCGGGCGGTCGCGGCGCTGCTCGGCAACGACATCCGCGCGGCTTTCGGGCTGGATCCGAGCGAGCCGATGGCCGAGGCGATGGTGGAACTTCTCATCGCCGGCCTGGACGGCGTCGCGCAATGGTGGGAACGCCACCCCGACATGCCGAAATCGGCGCTGGTGGAAGGCGCGATGCGCGTCCTGTGGACCGGCCTGGGCAACCCCGAATAA
- a CDS encoding flavin-containing monooxygenase: protein MSVGNRGAEPSIAVVGSGFSGIGLAIGLREAGFTAFTVFEKAEGVGGVWRDNTYPGAACDAPSHLYSYSFEPKPDWSRRFAEQPEILDYLRHCAVKYGILPHIRFGTEVVQAEYLPGSGRWSLHTADGERHEFDMLVAACGQLSNPAVPSLPGRDAFTGTAFHSARWDHDHDLRGERIAVVGNGASAVQFVPLIARDAAELTIFQIETHWISRKPDRVYPRWRHALNRRVPLAQKLSRLGVFLWFELLLNPALIAPRGRALLSAHIRAMCRFALRSVRDRGLRDRLRPRYEPGCKRILTSSEYYATLNRPNVRVVDSPITEMTPDGLRTADGEHHPVDTVIWATGFRSQDFVAPMRVVGLHGQELNAAWKDGARAYLGMAVTGFPNFFLMYGPNTNVGSGSIVHMLESQAAYIVQAARLLADGVKSLEVRADVLDEFDAAAQRRLSTSVWNRGGCDSWYLDGDRRNTNNWPGSMTGYRRRTRRLDPSDYRLERRHRSPSPT, encoded by the coding sequence ATGAGTGTCGGTAATCGGGGCGCTGAGCCGTCCATCGCCGTCGTCGGAAGCGGATTCAGCGGCATCGGTCTCGCCATCGGGCTGCGCGAGGCGGGCTTCACCGCCTTCACCGTCTTCGAGAAGGCCGAGGGCGTCGGCGGCGTCTGGCGCGACAACACCTATCCCGGCGCCGCCTGCGACGCCCCGTCCCACCTGTACTCCTACTCCTTCGAGCCGAAGCCCGACTGGTCGCGGCGGTTCGCCGAGCAGCCGGAGATCCTGGACTATCTGCGGCACTGCGCCGTCAAGTACGGAATCCTCCCGCACATCCGCTTCGGAACGGAGGTCGTTCAGGCCGAGTACCTGCCCGGAAGCGGACGGTGGAGCCTCCACACCGCCGACGGCGAGCGGCACGAGTTCGACATGCTGGTCGCGGCGTGCGGGCAGCTGAGCAACCCGGCCGTCCCGTCCCTGCCCGGCCGGGACGCGTTCACCGGCACCGCCTTCCACTCCGCCCGCTGGGACCACGACCACGACCTGCGCGGCGAGCGCATCGCCGTCGTCGGCAACGGTGCGAGCGCCGTCCAGTTCGTCCCGCTCATCGCCCGGGACGCCGCCGAGCTGACGATCTTCCAGATCGAGACCCACTGGATCAGCCGCAAGCCCGATCGCGTCTACCCGCGCTGGCGGCACGCCCTGAACCGGCGCGTCCCGCTCGCGCAGAAGCTCTCCAGGCTCGGCGTCTTCCTGTGGTTCGAGCTGCTGCTGAACCCCGCCCTGATCGCGCCGCGCGGCCGCGCCCTGCTGTCGGCGCACATCCGCGCCATGTGCCGGTTCGCGCTCCGGTCGGTCCGCGACCGCGGGCTGCGGGACCGGCTGCGGCCCCGCTACGAGCCCGGCTGCAAGCGCATCCTCACCTCCAGCGAGTACTACGCGACGCTCAACCGGCCCAACGTGAGGGTCGTCGACAGCCCGATCACCGAGATGACGCCGGACGGGCTCCGCACCGCGGACGGCGAGCACCACCCCGTCGACACCGTCATCTGGGCCACCGGCTTCCGCTCCCAGGACTTCGTCGCGCCCATGCGCGTCGTCGGCCTGCACGGCCAGGAGCTGAACGCGGCCTGGAAGGACGGCGCGCGCGCCTACCTCGGCATGGCCGTCACCGGCTTCCCCAACTTCTTCCTCATGTACGGGCCCAACACGAACGTGGGCTCCGGCTCCATCGTCCACATGCTCGAAAGCCAGGCCGCCTACATCGTCCAGGCGGCCCGGCTGCTGGCGGACGGCGTCAAGTCGCTGGAGGTCCGCGCCGACGTCCTGGACGAGTTCGACGCCGCCGCCCAGCGCCGCCTCAGCACGTCCGTCTGGAACCGGGGCGGCTGCGACAGCTGGTACCTCGACGGCGACCGCCGCAACACCAACAACTGGCCCGGCTCCATGACCGGTTACCGCCGCCGCACCCGCCGCCTCGACCCCTCCGACTACCGCCTGGAACGCCGGCACCGGTCGCCGTCCCCAACCTGA
- a CDS encoding maleylacetate reductase — protein MTPPQAPVGAGQVQVHEMLPARVLIGPGAVRLVAGEAARLGARRVLLVAGPSAAEAAGRVAGDLGPRLAARFGRPAPHTPVAVTAEATAVAEEAGADCVVAIGGGSAIGLAKAVAARTGIPQVAVPTTYSGSEMTPVLGETEDGVKTTRRDPALAPGTVVYDPELTLGMPPGLTRTSAMNALAHAVEALWAPDATMVTDALAAESVAGILGALPEVLDEPSRAEPRARLQSAAWLAGICLARTRMGLHHQLAHVLGGAFDLPHAELHAMLLAHVMAFNLPAAPAAASRLSGITGSDDPAAVVARLARAHDGPTRLSELGVPRDALPAMAERVVDAPYPNPRTPTTAGVTELLARAW, from the coding sequence ATGACCCCTCCTCAGGCGCCGGTCGGCGCCGGCCAAGTCCAGGTGCACGAGATGCTTCCCGCCCGCGTTCTGATCGGCCCGGGCGCCGTCCGGCTCGTCGCCGGGGAGGCCGCCCGGCTCGGGGCGCGGCGGGTGCTGCTCGTCGCCGGCCCGTCCGCCGCCGAGGCCGCCGGGCGGGTCGCCGGAGACCTCGGGCCGCGGCTGGCGGCGCGGTTCGGCCGGCCGGCGCCGCACACGCCGGTGGCCGTCACCGCGGAGGCCACGGCGGTGGCCGAGGAGGCCGGCGCGGACTGCGTCGTCGCGATCGGCGGCGGGTCCGCGATCGGGCTGGCCAAGGCGGTGGCGGCGCGGACCGGAATCCCGCAGGTCGCGGTGCCGACCACGTACTCCGGCTCGGAGATGACCCCCGTTCTGGGCGAGACCGAGGACGGGGTGAAGACCACCCGCCGCGACCCCGCGCTCGCACCCGGGACGGTCGTCTACGACCCGGAGCTGACGCTCGGGATGCCGCCCGGCCTGACCCGCACCAGCGCCATGAACGCGCTCGCCCACGCCGTCGAGGCGCTCTGGGCGCCGGACGCCACGATGGTCACCGACGCGCTGGCCGCCGAGTCCGTCGCGGGCATCCTGGGTGCGCTGCCCGAGGTCCTGGACGAGCCGTCCCGCGCGGAGCCCCGGGCCCGGCTCCAGTCGGCCGCGTGGCTGGCGGGGATCTGCCTGGCGCGGACGCGGATGGGCCTGCACCACCAGCTCGCGCACGTCCTGGGCGGCGCGTTCGATCTCCCGCACGCCGAGCTGCACGCGATGCTCCTCGCGCACGTGATGGCGTTCAACCTGCCGGCGGCGCCCGCCGCCGCGTCCCGCCTGAGCGGGATCACCGGAAGCGACGACCCCGCCGCGGTGGTCGCCCGGCTGGCCCGCGCCCACGACGGCCCGACCCGTCTCTCCGAGCTGGGCGTCCCCAGGGACGCGCTGCCCGCCATGGCCGAGCGGGTCGTGGACGCCCCCTACCCGAACCCCCGCACCCCGACCACGGCCGGAGTCACCGAACTCCTCGCCCGCGCGTGGTGA
- the lhgO gene encoding L-2-hydroxyglutarate oxidase, protein MADGVVGIVGAGIVGLALGREITRRRPGTRVVVLEKEDRVAAHQTGHNSGVVHAGIYYRPGSLKAELCTRGKAMLREYCAERRIPYDECGKLVVAVDEDDVARLGDLEARAAENAVPGLRRLDAAGIREIEPHAAGLAALHSPYTAITEFTRIAEAFADDIAGAGGEIRLSFPVTAIRETGGGLEVASGERTVRVDELIICAGVHADVVAGLAGDEPGPRIVPFRGEYMTVVPEKAHLVRGLIYPVPDPRYPFLGVHFTRRVSGEVEVGPNAVLALAREGYRRSDVSPRDLRGIAGWRGTWRMARRHWRTGLRELHGSLSKRAYMRAARRYVPEVGPGDVVRAGAGVRAQALDLDGTLVDDFRIHRLGRVVAVRNAPSPAATSSMAIAEYVADVIEGKRRD, encoded by the coding sequence ATGGCTGACGGGGTCGTCGGCATCGTCGGGGCGGGGATCGTCGGGCTCGCGCTCGGCCGGGAGATCACCCGGCGGCGGCCGGGGACGCGGGTCGTCGTCCTGGAGAAGGAGGACCGCGTCGCCGCCCACCAGACGGGGCACAACTCCGGTGTCGTGCACGCGGGGATCTACTACAGGCCCGGCAGCCTGAAGGCGGAGCTGTGCACGCGCGGCAAGGCGATGCTGCGCGAGTACTGCGCCGAGCGGCGGATCCCCTACGACGAGTGCGGCAAACTCGTCGTCGCCGTGGACGAGGACGACGTCGCCCGCCTCGGCGACCTGGAGGCGCGGGCCGCCGAGAACGCCGTCCCCGGGCTGCGGCGGCTGGACGCGGCGGGCATCCGGGAGATCGAGCCGCACGCGGCGGGCCTCGCGGCGCTGCACTCCCCGTACACCGCGATCACCGAGTTCACGCGGATCGCGGAGGCGTTCGCCGACGACATCGCCGGTGCGGGCGGGGAGATCCGGTTGTCCTTCCCCGTCACCGCCATCCGGGAGACGGGAGGCGGGCTGGAGGTGGCGTCCGGCGAACGGACGGTCCGGGTGGACGAGCTGATCATCTGTGCGGGCGTCCACGCCGACGTCGTCGCGGGCCTGGCGGGCGACGAGCCCGGCCCGCGGATCGTCCCGTTCCGGGGCGAGTACATGACCGTCGTCCCGGAGAAGGCGCACCTGGTGCGCGGGCTGATCTACCCGGTGCCCGATCCGCGTTACCCGTTCCTCGGCGTGCACTTCACCCGGCGGGTGTCGGGCGAAGTGGAGGTGGGGCCGAACGCCGTCCTCGCCCTCGCCCGCGAGGGGTACCGCCGGTCGGACGTGTCGCCGCGTGACCTGCGCGGCATCGCCGGCTGGCGGGGGACGTGGCGGATGGCGCGGCGGCACTGGCGCACCGGGCTCCGGGAGCTGCACGGCTCCCTGTCGAAGCGCGCCTACATGAGGGCGGCGCGGCGGTACGTGCCGGAGGTGGGGCCGGGCGACGTGGTCCGCGCCGGGGCGGGCGTGCGGGCGCAGGCGCTCGACCTCGACGGGACGCTGGTGGACGACTTCCGCATCCACCGGCTCGGCCGGGTCGTCGCCGTCCGGAACGCGCCCTCGCCCGCCGCGACCTCGTCCATGGCGATCGCCGAGTACGTCGCCGACGTCATCGAGGGGAAGCGGCGGGACTGA
- a CDS encoding DUF6282 family protein, with the protein MSDHPKPSERARELVRGAYDVHVHVAPDVVERITDDLSLAPRFAEAGLGGFVLKSHYFPTAERAAMVRRAVPGVGVVGAITLNGSVGGMNPLAVELAARAGARFVWLPTVDSANQRACTASAPEGARPPMWARLQEELRAEGMAADPVDVVDAAGRVTEPTRQVLRVIAKYDMTLATGHLGADEIAAVVDAAVAAGVRRIVVTHPEFTSQRVAADRQRELAAKGALMERCFTTPYTGKVSWDVWLENIRAVGPEHSVLSSDLGQPFNPPVEDGMALMADRLLAEGFTEAEVHRMAVLNSRFLTAADG; encoded by the coding sequence ATGAGCGATCATCCGAAACCGTCCGAACGGGCGCGGGAACTCGTCCGCGGCGCCTACGACGTGCACGTCCACGTGGCGCCCGACGTGGTCGAGCGCATCACCGACGACCTGTCGCTCGCTCCGCGGTTCGCGGAGGCGGGGCTGGGCGGGTTCGTGCTGAAGTCGCACTACTTCCCGACGGCGGAGCGCGCCGCCATGGTCCGCCGCGCCGTCCCCGGCGTCGGCGTGGTCGGTGCGATCACGCTGAACGGCTCGGTGGGCGGCATGAACCCCCTCGCGGTGGAGCTGGCGGCACGCGCCGGGGCCCGGTTCGTGTGGCTGCCGACCGTCGACAGCGCCAACCAGCGCGCCTGCACGGCGAGCGCCCCCGAGGGCGCCCGCCCGCCGATGTGGGCGCGGCTCCAGGAGGAGCTCCGGGCCGAGGGCATGGCGGCCGACCCGGTGGACGTCGTCGACGCCGCCGGCCGGGTCACCGAGCCCACCCGGCAGGTGCTCCGGGTGATCGCCAAGTACGACATGACGCTCGCGACCGGTCATCTCGGCGCGGACGAGATCGCCGCCGTCGTGGACGCGGCCGTCGCGGCGGGGGTGCGCCGCATCGTCGTCACCCACCCCGAGTTCACCTCCCAGCGGGTCGCGGCCGACCGGCAGCGGGAGCTCGCGGCGAAGGGCGCCCTCATGGAGCGCTGCTTCACCACCCCCTACACCGGAAAGGTCTCCTGGGACGTCTGGCTGGAGAACATCCGCGCCGTCGGGCCGGAGCACTCGGTCCTGTCCAGCGACCTCGGGCAGCCGTTCAACCCGCCCGTCGAGGACGGCATGGCCCTGATGGCCGACCGCCTCCTGGCGGAGGGCTTCACCGAGGCGGAGGTGCACCGGATGGCGGTCCTCAACTCCCGCTTCCTGACCGCCGCCGACGGCTGA
- a CDS encoding LacI family DNA-binding transcriptional regulator, translating into MADGKAGGGRPTIYDVAREAGVSPSTVSRALSNPGRVNAVTAERVAEVAARLGYRANALARALPSGRTDTLALFVSDITNPHFFGVIRGAEHQARAAGCTLIVGDTQESPEVEARNIERLGPSVDGFVIAASRMSDEEIVKLAAGHRLTLISRQSGDVPSVIVDHAEGTRQIVEHLASLGHRSIVFLAGPPRSWVGARRWESLAAAAERHGISARRIGPFPPTMAGGAAAADAALGTGATAAVAHNDLLAIGVLRRCAERNVSVPGELSVVGYDDIFGADFCSPPLTTLAGKYEESGRTAVDMLLAMRDRDGTRPPRRRVVLPSHLAIRRSTGPAPR; encoded by the coding sequence ATGGCGGACGGGAAGGCGGGCGGCGGACGGCCGACGATCTACGACGTGGCGCGGGAGGCCGGGGTCTCCCCGTCCACGGTGTCGCGGGCGCTGTCCAACCCGGGGCGCGTCAACGCCGTGACCGCCGAGCGGGTCGCCGAGGTCGCGGCCCGACTCGGCTACCGCGCCAACGCCCTCGCCAGGGCGCTGCCCTCCGGCCGGACCGACACGCTCGCGCTGTTCGTCTCCGACATCACCAACCCGCACTTCTTCGGGGTCATCCGCGGCGCCGAGCACCAGGCCCGCGCGGCGGGCTGCACGCTGATCGTCGGGGACACCCAGGAGTCGCCCGAGGTCGAGGCCCGCAACATCGAGCGGCTCGGCCCGTCGGTGGACGGGTTCGTCATCGCGGCGAGCCGCATGTCCGACGAGGAGATCGTCAAGCTGGCGGCCGGGCACCGCCTCACGCTGATCAGCAGGCAGTCCGGCGACGTCCCCAGCGTGATCGTCGACCACGCCGAGGGCACCCGCCAGATCGTCGAGCACCTCGCCTCACTGGGGCACCGCTCGATCGTCTTCCTCGCCGGGCCGCCCCGCTCCTGGGTGGGCGCCCGCCGCTGGGAGTCGCTGGCCGCGGCCGCGGAGCGGCACGGCATCTCCGCGCGGCGCATCGGCCCGTTCCCGCCGACCATGGCGGGCGGCGCCGCCGCGGCGGACGCCGCGCTCGGGACCGGCGCCACCGCCGCCGTCGCCCACAACGACCTGCTCGCCATCGGCGTCCTGCGCCGCTGCGCCGAGCGGAACGTGTCCGTGCCCGGGGAGCTGAGCGTCGTCGGCTACGACGACATCTTCGGCGCGGACTTCTGCTCCCCGCCGCTGACCACCCTCGCCGGCAAGTACGAGGAGTCCGGGCGGACCGCCGTCGACATGCTCCTCGCCATGCGCGACCGCGACGGGACGCGGCCGCCGCGGCGCCGGGTCGTCCTCCCCTCCCACCTGGCCATCCGCCGCTCCACCGGCCCCGCCCCGCGCTGA
- a CDS encoding zinc-dependent alcohol dehydrogenase produces MRAIVLTGPRRTEVVDTWAEPEPGPGEVVVEMTAVGLCGSDLAVHDGTRPTPALPWVPGHEGGGRIVAVGPDVRDRRVGQLVAVEPNYCCFSCPPCARGMTSGCENRLSPGITVPGLLAERVAVPARFAWPLPEPVEAGVLACIEPLAVARSAVRRSGVRPGADCLVVGAGSQGLLTCLSLVEAGARAYVTDPHADRVAVAERIGARPVREGDGRAFPFVFDTAGVPAAWENATHKVATGGTVMVIGMSGEPVGLSTMELTRRQLQVRGSLIYDHPGDFADTVAAAAGAAAGLAGLLRPGVPVHEAERAFAEARTEPGKSWIDLSGWGEDQR; encoded by the coding sequence ATGAGGGCGATCGTCCTGACCGGACCGCGGCGCACCGAGGTCGTGGACACCTGGGCCGAACCGGAACCCGGGCCCGGCGAGGTGGTGGTCGAGATGACCGCGGTCGGCCTGTGCGGATCGGACCTCGCCGTCCACGACGGCACCCGCCCCACGCCCGCGCTGCCCTGGGTGCCGGGCCACGAGGGCGGCGGGCGGATCGTCGCCGTCGGGCCGGACGTGCGGGACCGCCGCGTCGGGCAGCTCGTGGCGGTCGAGCCCAACTACTGCTGCTTCTCCTGCCCGCCGTGCGCGCGCGGCATGACGTCCGGCTGCGAGAACCGGCTGAGCCCCGGCATCACCGTCCCGGGGCTGCTCGCCGAGCGGGTCGCCGTCCCCGCGCGGTTCGCCTGGCCGCTGCCGGAGCCGGTCGAGGCCGGCGTCCTGGCCTGCATCGAGCCGCTCGCGGTCGCCCGGTCGGCGGTCCGCCGCTCCGGGGTGCGTCCGGGCGCCGACTGCCTGGTGGTCGGCGCCGGGTCGCAGGGCCTGCTCACCTGCCTGTCGCTCGTCGAGGCGGGGGCCCGCGCGTACGTCACCGACCCGCACGCCGACCGCGTCGCGGTGGCCGAGCGGATCGGCGCCCGCCCCGTCCGGGAGGGCGACGGGCGCGCGTTCCCGTTCGTCTTCGACACCGCGGGGGTCCCCGCCGCCTGGGAGAACGCGACCCATAAGGTCGCCACCGGCGGGACCGTCATGGTCATCGGGATGAGCGGCGAGCCGGTCGGGCTGTCCACCATGGAGCTGACCCGGCGGCAGCTCCAGGTGCGGGGCTCCCTCATCTACGACCATCCCGGAGACTTCGCCGACACCGTCGCGGCGGCGGCCGGGGCCGCCGCCGGGCTCGCCGGCCTGCTGCGGCCGGGCGTGCCCGTCCACGAGGCCGAACGCGCCTTCGCCGAGGCCCGCACGGAGCCCGGCAAGTCCTGGATCGATCTGTCCGGCTGGGGAGAGGACCAGCGATGA
- a CDS encoding TRAP transporter small permease, which translates to MTPATASPPGRRPGRVLRALSMAEAVTGAVLLTVIGLLTLLQAVQRYLPGGGWVWTGELARFAFVWLTFAMAGYLMARDGHITLKLVDIVAGPRLLRLVGIAANVTVAIVCLNLVYEAWVLIVDGDGQTSPALGLPMSLFYVIPLAGLLLTTVRSVVAIFQPEPETDETDEPDGESDPDAEGDPGDAGHTNGADGTNGMDDRHGTDRT; encoded by the coding sequence ATGACCCCTGCCACCGCGTCGCCCCCGGGCCGCAGGCCCGGCCGCGTCCTGCGGGCGCTTTCCATGGCCGAGGCCGTCACCGGCGCCGTCCTGCTGACGGTGATCGGCCTCCTGACGCTGCTGCAGGCCGTGCAGCGCTACCTGCCCGGCGGAGGGTGGGTGTGGACGGGCGAGCTCGCGCGGTTCGCCTTCGTCTGGCTCACCTTCGCCATGGCGGGCTACCTCATGGCGCGCGACGGCCACATCACCCTGAAGCTGGTGGACATCGTGGCCGGGCCCCGGCTGCTGCGCCTCGTCGGCATCGCCGCCAACGTCACCGTCGCGATCGTCTGCCTCAACCTCGTCTACGAGGCGTGGGTGCTGATCGTCGACGGGGACGGGCAGACCTCGCCCGCCCTGGGCCTGCCGATGAGCCTCTTCTACGTGATCCCGCTCGCCGGGCTGCTGCTCACGACCGTCCGCTCCGTCGTCGCGATCTTCCAGCCGGAGCCCGAGACGGACGAGACGGACGAGCCGGACGGCGAGAGCGACCCGGACGCCGAGGGCGACCCGGGCGACGCGGGCCACACGAACGGCGCCGACGGCACGAACGGTATGGACGACAGGCACGGGACGGACCGGACATGA
- a CDS encoding TRAP transporter large permease has product MSMVLLGTAIAVLLLLRVPVAFALLGPCLTYVSFEGYSAGLSVRQATEAVNSFPLLAVPLFILVGVVANRAGIADRLFDFALAAVGRVRGSLAYVNIGVSVGFSWMSGSALADAAGLGKVEIPVMKRNGYSPRFAVGVSAASSLLGPVMPPSIPAVVYAGIAGVSTGALFAASVAPAFLMAAGLAIMVFFLVRRRDDLRGEPFSWANLRRTGVRVIGPAGAPVIILGGILGGWFTPTEAAAVGAAYVLVLGAVYGRITWRDLFPIAKETAATTASITLIVGASGLLGWILARERVPQAISEALLGLTDNAIVFLLLVNVLLILLGAILEGVSALVITVPILLPIAAEFGVDPMHFGVIVIMNLMIGLLTPPIGAVLFVMSPVARMPIHEVFRGTLPFLLPLLVVLLLVTFVPSIVTFLPELLGL; this is encoded by the coding sequence ATGAGCATGGTGCTACTCGGCACGGCCATCGCCGTGCTCCTGCTGCTGCGGGTGCCCGTGGCGTTCGCGCTGCTCGGGCCCTGCCTCACCTACGTCTCCTTCGAGGGCTACTCGGCGGGGCTGAGCGTCCGGCAGGCCACCGAGGCGGTGAACAGCTTCCCGCTGCTGGCCGTCCCGCTGTTCATCCTGGTCGGCGTGGTCGCCAACCGCGCCGGCATCGCCGACCGGCTGTTCGACTTCGCGCTCGCCGCCGTCGGCCGGGTCAGGGGCAGCCTCGCCTACGTCAACATCGGGGTGAGCGTCGGGTTCTCCTGGATGAGCGGCTCGGCGCTCGCCGACGCCGCCGGCCTCGGCAAGGTCGAGATCCCCGTGATGAAGCGCAACGGCTACTCGCCCCGGTTCGCGGTCGGCGTCAGCGCCGCGTCCAGCCTGCTCGGGCCGGTCATGCCGCCCAGCATTCCCGCCGTCGTCTACGCCGGCATCGCCGGAGTCTCGACCGGGGCGCTGTTCGCCGCGTCGGTCGCCCCCGCGTTCCTCATGGCCGCGGGACTGGCGATCATGGTGTTCTTCCTGGTGCGGCGCCGCGACGACCTGCGCGGCGAGCCGTTCTCCTGGGCGAACCTGCGGCGCACGGGCGTGCGCGTCATCGGCCCGGCCGGCGCACCGGTGATCATCCTCGGCGGGATCCTCGGCGGATGGTTCACCCCCACCGAGGCCGCGGCGGTCGGCGCGGCCTACGTGCTGGTCCTCGGCGCCGTCTACGGCCGGATCACCTGGCGGGACCTGTTCCCCATCGCGAAGGAGACCGCGGCGACCACCGCCTCGATCACGCTCATCGTCGGCGCGTCCGGGCTGCTCGGGTGGATCCTGGCGCGCGAGCGGGTCCCGCAGGCCATCTCCGAGGCCCTGCTCGGCCTCACCGACAACGCGATCGTCTTCCTGCTGCTGGTCAACGTCCTGCTGATCCTGCTGGGCGCGATCCTGGAGGGCGTCTCCGCCCTGGTGATCACGGTGCCGATCCTGCTGCCGATCGCCGCCGAGTTCGGCGTCGACCCGATGCACTTCGGGGTGATCGTGATCATGAACCTGATGATCGGGCTGCTGACGCCGCCGATCGGCGCGGTGCTGTTCGTGATGAGCCCGGTCGCGCGGATGCCGATCCACGAGGTCTTCCGCGGCACGCTCCCGTTCCTGCTCCCGCTGCTGGTCGTCCTGCTGCTGGTGACGTTCGTCCCCTCGATCGTCACCTTCCTGCCCGAGCTGCTGGGCCTGTAG
- a CDS encoding DctP family TRAP transporter solute-binding subunit → MAKKKSARLAILAAASVLAAGCSAMNSGDGGGTVTLSFANSYTTEHPHTRCGIQAVADKVNGQDLGVKIETFPNSQLGNDATRFTSVKSGDLDMDVQGSSALAGSHAPIGVLDMAYAFDGPDHLFSFFDGERGERLKNEFAEATGTRVLDVWFFGMRHFSANSPIRRPEDFKGLRMRFPDSKIYLENAKAIGAKPTAVAFEELYLSLQRKIIDGQENPIPTIAEKSLDEVQTHVSLTGHQTGSQLIVINEDSWKKLSSEQQEALQKAVSETRAANRTCIEEDEKKILAEWRSKGEPTVVEDVDRTAFVEKASKYFTENLEGEQAELYKAIRASAP, encoded by the coding sequence ATGGCGAAGAAGAAGTCGGCGAGACTGGCGATCCTGGCCGCCGCGTCGGTCCTGGCGGCCGGCTGCAGCGCGATGAACAGCGGAGACGGCGGCGGCACCGTCACGCTGTCGTTCGCCAACAGCTACACCACCGAGCACCCGCACACCCGCTGCGGGATCCAGGCGGTCGCCGACAAGGTCAACGGCCAGGACCTCGGGGTGAAGATCGAGACGTTCCCGAACAGCCAGCTCGGCAACGACGCCACGCGCTTCACCTCGGTCAAGTCCGGCGACCTCGACATGGACGTGCAGGGCTCGTCCGCGCTGGCGGGCAGCCACGCGCCCATCGGCGTGCTGGACATGGCGTACGCGTTCGACGGGCCGGACCACCTGTTCTCCTTCTTCGACGGGGAGCGGGGCGAGCGGCTGAAGAACGAGTTCGCCGAGGCGACCGGCACCCGCGTCCTGGACGTGTGGTTCTTCGGCATGCGGCACTTCAGCGCCAACTCCCCGATCCGCAGGCCCGAGGACTTCAAGGGGCTGCGGATGCGGTTCCCCGACTCGAAGATCTACCTGGAGAACGCCAAGGCGATCGGCGCGAAGCCGACCGCGGTCGCGTTCGAGGAGCTGTACCTCAGCCTCCAGCGCAAGATCATCGACGGGCAGGAGAACCCGATCCCGACGATCGCGGAGAAGAGCCTGGACGAGGTCCAGACCCACGTCAGCCTCACCGGCCACCAGACCGGCTCGCAGCTGATCGTCATCAACGAGGACAGCTGGAAGAAGCTGAGCTCCGAGCAGCAGGAGGCGCTGCAGAAGGCCGTCTCGGAGACCCGCGCCGCCAACCGCACGTGCATCGAGGAGGACGAGAAGAAGATCCTCGCCGAGTGGCGGAGCAAGGGCGAGCCGACGGTCGTCGAGGACGTCGACCGCACCGCCTTCGTCGAGAAGGCGAGCAAGTACTTCACCGAGAACCTCGAGGGCGAGCAGGCCGAGCTGTACAAGGCGATCCGCGCCTCCGCCCCGTGA